The nucleotide window TTTTTCAATGTAATTTTGTGATATTTTTGTCATAATATGTGTAGTTACATGGAAGTCTTTAACATATTTCTTTCGGCATACATCTTCTATAACTTTTCAATTTATTGTTTCACACAGACAGTAGAGAGCAGCCCCTTCTGTGAGTCTAATGAAGGAGAAACGGTTACTTTTTCGCAGCTGGTGAGATCCCCCCCCCCTCCTGTTCACAATCACTCTCATTACTCTAATTAATTGTACATATCTATATGCACGCTCCATATGCACTTGTGTCCATTTATTGCAGCATCTGAACATTATGTGCATTCATGCACCCAAAACATAATCATTTCTTAGTTTTGTCACTCATTTGCAGAACCTCATCGATCTGGCAGGTTCAGAGAGTTCAAGGGCTGAAACAACAGGAGCACGCCGGAAGGAAGGGTCTTATATCAATAAAAGTCTGCTGACTCTTGGAACGGTGGGCCTCGGTCCTGTAATCACAATTTGATGACAAGAATCTTTCCTAATATAGAGCTATAAACATGTTATGCTCATGATACTAAAATTCTATAAACTTATATATGTTGTTGCCTGCGCATTGTGTGTGTAGACCGTGGCTTTGGGATTTTATAGCCTAAACCCTGTCTATGCTCCCAATGCCACAGCTCTACATCCCTGATGTCGGTTAGTTATTTCACTTTCTAGAGGCATTTGTAAGAAAATTAGAAAGGGTTCAATGTGCACAGTGTATTAGTAACAACATCACGGAAAAACAAGACAGTGTATTAAAAATTTAGCAGAACCACTATTATTCCATTCCATGtgtatttatttatttattgtttATAATTTTTCCTAGTGATTTAGGGCAGAAGCTGGTCAAGTCATGAGGATTAGTTGTACTTTCTTAGTTTCTTATCTAACATAATTTTTTGTGGATATTCCAGGTGATATCAAAACTGACTGACGGAAAAGCTACTCATGTTCCATTCCGGAACTCAAAATTAACACGTTTGCTGCAGTCATCCTTGAGTGGCCAAGGACGTGTTTCTGTGAGTTCTTCAGGATACTGCTTAAAAGTTATATTCTTTCATTTTTGGTATCGCAATCATTTGTGTATTGATTTTGTGCAGCTGATTTGCACGGTTACTCCAGCATCGAGCAACTCTGAAGAAACTCATAACACGTTAAAATTTGCCCACCGATCAAAGCACATTGAGATCCAAGCATTACAAAACAAGGTGGACATGCTTGCTTAACAGATTCTCCGCCTTATGTGTTTATCTCTGACTTCTTTTGTAACTGTATTCATGGTTTTCAGATTATTGATGAGAAATCTCTAATAAAGAAGTACCAAAGTGAAATTCGTCAACTAAGGGAAGAGCTAGAACAACTGAAAAGAGGGATCTTTACTGCCACTCCTTTGAAAGATGTCACAGAAGATAATATCATTCTTTGGAAACAGAAGGTGATACTTTTTTTATTGTCTCATTTAGTGCTTTATGGATTTGTTGTCTTTCACTTTATTTATCATGTTTGAAGGAAATATTTCGGTGCATCACTGATGGATTCTAAGTTCGTAACTACTTATTCATCACATGAAAAGCTAGAAGATGGTAATGTCAAGCTTCAATCTAGACTggaacaagaagaagaagccaaAGCTGCTTTGCTTGGCAGGATACAGCGTCTAACAAAACTAATCCTGGTTTCCACCAGAGCAACCCAGACTACTAGATCATCTCAACATCCTGGCACAAGGCGCAGACATTCTTTTGGTGAAGGAGAGGTTTGAATATTCAGATAATGTTACAAAATAATATAATTCAATCAGCTTGCATTTATCTTTTACCATGATGTCTTTTTCATTAGTTGTAATGCCTTTATTTTTCTAAAGTTTGTCTGCTAAAATTGCAGCTGGCATATCTCCCGCATAGAAGGCGAGATATTGTCATGAATAACTATAGAAATGAGCTGGTTATGCCGATGGAAGGATTTGGTGAAGCACTTGAAATGTCTCCTAAGGAGGAGAAGCAAAGTCGTAAAGGACTCCTTAACTGGTTCAAACTTCGGGTACACAAATCAGATACTTTTTAATTAACTGTATTTAaacattatactccctccgttcccaaatatttgtctttctagacatttcaaatggatacaacatacggatgtatgtagacatatctTAGAGTGCAGATtaactcattttgcttcgtatgtagtcacttgttgaaatgtttagaaagacaaatatttgggaacggagggagtatttagcATGGTGAACAGTTGTGTTTTCCTTCTGATATTACATGTCAGAACCCAGCTTATATCAAGCCATATGGCCTCATAAGAATGGTTAGTTTAGACAATGTGGTGTATAGATGTAGTGCATCACAACATGATGTGCGTGGCCGTATATGTGTCATCTCAGATTCCGTGAGAAACTTTTTAGTATGGATAAGGTTATAGTTCTTTTTCCGGAGCCAAGCCAGAACGAATGACCCATCTGCTTTGTCAGAGTTCTCCTTCACTCTGATCTTTATATTTTAACTGTATGCAGAAGCGTGATAGTGGTTCTGCTACCCTGGCATGTTCTGATGGTGGTAAATCTAGTTTGACCAAATCATTCACTGCTCCTCCAACACGTCTGGAGGATGGGATTAATTTTCTATCAGAACAGAGGACGTGGAATTCTATGCTTGATGAGAATGTACCAGCTGATTTTTTGAGCGTTGATCTTGGAATTCCTTCTGACAGCTCTCCTGTAGAAGAAATACTGTCCGTACAAAGTGTGAGCACATTTTCCCTTTGTTTGCATTCCATTTAGACAAACAAAATGGGTTGCATTTCTAAACACAAAACGAAAAAGTAGGAGAAATACAGAAGATGAACTTTAGCAGACTGGGAATCAAAGCAAGTAATTGATATAAGTAGTCTAGTGCAAGCGTGCGTAGATAGCCTAAAAGCATGTTATCGTTTCACATAATCTGCTCTATTGTATGGCTCAGGTCAGCAGAAAAAGTGAAATCTTAGATGATGTTGATCTACTGAGGGAGCAGTTAAAGATTTCGTCAGGGGAGGCTGTGCTCCACGCAAACGTTGTAAAGCACCTCACAGAGGAAGCTGGAATAAGCGGAATGAACAAACAGATTGAGGTAAACCTCTCCCTGGTACACTTTTCGCTATTTTATTAGcacacttgttcttcaaaatTGTGCCTTTGTCTGAAGATGGAAAAGATGGCCAATGATGAGATTAAATGCAAGCGGCAGATAATATCTTTGGAAAATCAAAATGTTCATTCAGTGTTAGACAGTCAAGAAAAGCTTGACACTTCAAAACTTTCATCGGTAATGTTTATGTGCACTATATGCGGTTTTGATCTTGCTCTTTTGATATGCATACATAACAGACTAtttcattgtcttcagtattacACTAAGATACTTAAGCAACTCAATGAGAAGGCCTTTCAACTTGAGGTATGGAGGCGTTCTACTGAATCTTTCCTCTTTTATTCTCTTCTTAATACAAATGTGACCAGTTTTGCTGCATGTTATGAATACTGTTTGATGAAGCTCAACCCTCTCTCGAAAAGAGCTATTTCAGCTTTTTATCAGAAAAATGGAATGAGCACTAAAGTTAAGGTATTTGAAACTACAAATTGCAATTGTCAGGTACAAAATTGTCCACATTAGCATATACTCCAAAAGAGGGGACACATACATGAAAACCAAAGTATTCCGAATTTCTGTAGTAAAACCATACTGAATCCATTGCGTTTTGAATTGGTGTAGTATTGTTGGGAAGGAGCACTGAAACTAGAAATTTTGATgcagcgattccaaattttcagTTATGTACTGGTGTTCTCTCACCCAAAACTGTATTTCCTTCACAAGAGAGCACCCCTTTGTTTACCCAAGTTGGCCTGCTATATGCTCATCCTCTCTTATTGAACTGTATGGCTGGTAACAAAAAAAGTTTGTATGTTGAATGTGCTGCTATAAGTTTCTTTCAGTTATTGCAAGGTCATTTTCTGTATGTACTGCAGGTGAAAACAGCAGATAACAGGATACTGGAAGACCAGCTAGAGAAAAAGGTTATATTTGATTATATGTTTAGAAATAAGCGCAAAAGTTTGTAACTTACAAGTTTTCTTTATCAGGCAATCGAATGTGAAGAGTTGCGAGAAACGGTTGTTTACTTGAAAGAACAGATCGTCCAAGCTCTTCAAATTGACGAGTTTTTACCAGAAAGAATCAGATTGCAGCAGCAAACAGGCATCGGCCATGACGTTGGATCGCAAGTTCATAATGATAATCCATTATCCAGTGATGTGTCTGAAAAGCCACTGgaaaacacatcacaggtttggCTTGTCTCTACACTCTGGTCCATCATCCTTCCGTTCAGATGCAAGTCCAGTTTTCCTATCCTCTGAACTGAAGCCTATATAGCCCGGTGCTTGGCACATGTATTCTGTTTGTCATGCATCTGATGATAAGATTGGCCTAGATGACATTATACCTTTTGCCCTTTGCTTGTCATGATACTGCACGTACACTTGTCATGTCCTTAGTTATTGCTAATTAGCAATACAGTTTTTAGTTTTCTTCAAATCCAATATAATCCTGCAAATTAGTGCTTCAAAACAGGGCATCACACAATTAGCCTGTCGCGGATGCTGCTCTTCCATTTATCTAATACGGCACATTACCTCTTTTTAGTTTATACGTTACTCATTTAGCTAGTTTATGTGATTGGGGACCAAAAGTATATATGGTGCTCTTATGTTACTTGTATTCCTCTTCAGTCAGAGATCGGCGAACTGAAGCAGAGATTGTGCGAACTGACTGAAGCCAAAGCTCAGCTAGAGGCCCGTAACCAGGAACTTCTGGAGGAAAGCACGTACGCCAAGGGCCTGGCCTCAGCCGCGGGTGTGGAACTGAGAGCACTTTCTGAAGAAGTCACCAAGCTCGTCAAGCAGAACGAGAAGCTCGCCGGCGAGTTGGAGTCGGCGAGAAACTCGACTCCACGAAGAGCAAGCCATAGCCCGAAGGCAGCTCGAAAGGGCGGCCACATCGAACGGCACGAACCGGGTGGTAAAAGGGACACGAACTCAAGCAGCCAGAGGGAGCAAGCTCTGGAGGCCATGCTCGCGGAGAAGGACCAGAGAGAAGCTGAACTTCAGAAGAAAATCGAGGAGTCGAAGCAGAAGGAGGCGTTCCTGGAGGGCGAGCTCGCAAATATATGGACCCTGGTGGCGAAACTGAGGAAGGCTGAGGGAAATTGCGAAGATGATTCAGATGCCATACACACGATTGTATAGTGGACCACAAGCCACGACCCTCGAGATTATCCAATTGATGATGGTAGCGATAGTCGT belongs to Triticum urartu cultivar G1812 chromosome 7, Tu2.1, whole genome shotgun sequence and includes:
- the LOC125521202 gene encoding kinesin-like protein KIN-7D, chloroplastic isoform X1, encoding MASPRRNASRGAAAAAAGRDGAQSDSPTYTTATPRSRFAVEFSPEAFDEPGAGEAPSAKESVTATVRFRPLSSREIRQGEEIAWYADGETIVRSEHNPNIAYAYDRVFGPTTTTQQVYDVAAQHVVSGAMQGINGTIFAYGVTSSGKTHTMHGDQRSPGIIPLAVKDAFGIIQETLNREFLLRVSYLEIYNEVVNDLLNPAGKNLRIREDLQGTFVEGIKEEVVLSPTHVLSLIAAGEEHRHVGSTNFNLLSSRSHTIFTLTVESSPFCESNEGETVTFSQLNLIDLAGSESSRAETTGARRKEGSYINKSLLTLGTVISKLTDGKATHVPFRNSKLTRLLQSSLSGQGRVSLICTVTPASSNSEETHNTLKFAHRSKHIEIQALQNKIIDEKSLIKKYQSEIRQLREELEQLKRGIFTATPLKDVTEDNIILWKQKLEDGNVKLQSRLEQEEEAKAALLGRIQRLTKLILVSTRATQTTRSSQHPGTRRRHSFGEGELAYLPHRRRDIVMNNYRNELVMPMEGFGEALEMSPKEEKQSRKGLLNWFKLRKRDSGSATLACSDGGKSSLTKSFTAPPTRLEDGINFLSEQRTWNSMLDENVPADFLSVDLGIPSDSSPVEEILSVQSVSRKSEILDDVDLLREQLKISSGEAVLHANVVKHLTEEAGISGMNKQIEMEKMANDEIKCKRQIISLENQNVHSVLDSQEKLDTSKLSSYYTKILKQLNEKAFQLEVKTADNRILEDQLEKKAIECEELRETVVYLKEQIVQALQIDEFLPERIRLQQQTGIGHDVGSQVHNDNPLSSDVSEKPLENTSQSEIGELKQRLCELTEAKAQLEARNQELLEESTYAKGLASAAGVELRALSEEVTKLVKQNEKLAGELESARNSTPRRASHSPKAARKGGHIERHEPGGKRDTNSSSQREQALEAMLAEKDQREAELQKKIEESKQKEAFLEGELANIWTLVAKLRKAEGNCEDDSDAIHTIV
- the LOC125521202 gene encoding kinesin-like protein KIN-7D, chloroplastic isoform X2, which gives rise to MASPRRNASRGAAAAAAGRDGAQSDSPTYTTATPRSRFAVEFSPEAFDEPGAGEAPSAKESVTATVRFRPLSSREIRQGEEIAWYADGETIVRSEHNPNIAYAYDRVFGPTTTTQQVYDVAAQHVVSGAMQGINGTIFAYGVTSSGKTHTMHGDQRSPGIIPLAVKDAFGIIQETLNREFLLRVSYLEIYNEVVNDLLNPAGKNLRIREDLQGTFVEGIKEEVVLSPTHVLSLIAAGEEHRHVGSTNFNLLSSRSHTIFTLTVESSPFCESNEGETVTFSQLNLIDLAGSESSRAETTGARRKEGSYINKSLLTLGTVISKLTDGKATHVPFRNSKLTRLLQSSLSGQGRVSLICTVTPASSNSEETHNTLKFAHRSKHIEIQALQNKIIDEKSLIKKYQSEIRQLREELEQLKRGIFTATPLKDVTEDNIILWKQKLEDGNVKLQSRLEQEEEAKAALLGRIQRLTKLILVSTRATQTTRSSQHPGTRRRHSFGEGELAYLPHRRRDIVMNNYRNELVMPMEGFGEALEMSPKEEKQSRKGLLNWFKLRVSRKSEILDDVDLLREQLKISSGEAVLHANVVKHLTEEAGISGMNKQIEMEKMANDEIKCKRQIISLENQNVHSVLDSQEKLDTSKLSSYYTKILKQLNEKAFQLEVKTADNRILEDQLEKKAIECEELRETVVYLKEQIVQALQIDEFLPERIRLQQQTGIGHDVGSQVHNDNPLSSDVSEKPLENTSQSEIGELKQRLCELTEAKAQLEARNQELLEESTYAKGLASAAGVELRALSEEVTKLVKQNEKLAGELESARNSTPRRASHSPKAARKGGHIERHEPGGKRDTNSSSQREQALEAMLAEKDQREAELQKKIEESKQKEAFLEGELANIWTLVAKLRKAEGNCEDDSDAIHTIV